From the Martelella mediterranea DSM 17316 genome, one window contains:
- a CDS encoding exopolysaccharide biosynthesis protein, translated as MNEHTEDSDKLSAILARLQPGPDGRVSLDQLDGALAERSFGAFLVLFAIPNLIPLPPGATLVLGIPLILVSWQMMASRRKRVWLPERIAQFSMDGARFMALLERILPWLRWIESAVRPRYWFLKTRRSERLLGAFAFLLSLVVFMPIPFGNWLPAFALAVIGLSDTERDGYGLIVGIITGVISILLAGLVVIAAGALIALLF; from the coding sequence GTGAACGAACATACGGAAGACAGTGACAAGCTCTCCGCCATTCTCGCCCGCCTCCAGCCTGGACCGGATGGCCGCGTCAGCCTCGATCAGCTCGATGGCGCGCTGGCCGAACGGTCCTTCGGCGCCTTTCTGGTGCTGTTTGCGATCCCCAACCTGATACCGCTGCCGCCGGGCGCGACACTGGTGCTCGGCATACCGCTGATCCTCGTGAGCTGGCAGATGATGGCATCGCGCCGCAAGCGCGTCTGGTTGCCGGAGCGGATCGCACAATTCTCGATGGACGGCGCGCGCTTCATGGCGTTGCTGGAACGGATACTGCCCTGGTTGCGCTGGATCGAAAGCGCGGTGCGGCCCCGATACTGGTTCCTGAAAACCCGTCGGTCGGAGCGCCTGCTCGGCGCCTTCGCCTTTCTGCTGTCGCTGGTGGTGTTCATGCCGATCCCGTTCGGCAACTGGCTGCCGGCATTCGCGCTCGCCGTGATCGGGTTGTCGGACACCGAACGGGACGGCTATGGCCTTATCGTCGGCATCATCACCGGCGTCATTTCGATCCTGCTCGCGGGCCTCGTGGTGATTGCGGCAGGGGCACTGATTGCACTGCTTTTCTAA
- a CDS encoding entericidin, whose translation MGSLLASCGNTIEGMGQDTANAIDATQNAGQSVDRAASY comes from the coding sequence ATGGGCAGCCTGCTTGCCTCTTGCGGCAACACCATCGAAGGCATGGGCCAGGATACGGCGAACGCCATCGATGCGACGCAGAACGCCGGCCAGTCCGTAGACCGCGCTGCAAGCTATTAA
- a CDS encoding Gfo/Idh/MocA family protein has protein sequence MTRKLKVAVVGLGVGQTHISRGYLPNPERFEVAAICDIDASHLNAVGDRFGIERRETDYLEILGMDDIDVIDVCTPPGTHKALMLAALKAGKHVICEKPLVGSLADIDELLDAESRSSGHVMPIMQYRYNDGAQKAKHLITTGIAGKPYVATCEVHWLRDAHYYEHDWRRHWNDALGGVLMNHAIHANDLMFYLLGPVRSLSARIATRVNRGIEVEDCASVTVELHCGALATTSATLGSVEPLSRMRLCFENMVIETDSRPDFTAEDAPWRFIPANDEIARRIDEALAEFAPPPTGFAGQMQGFHNAICTKTPLPLTLADARHSLDFATAAYWSAKTYSPVPLPVMADHAFYHGWQNAI, from the coding sequence ATGACGAGAAAACTCAAAGTCGCCGTCGTCGGCCTGGGCGTCGGCCAAACGCATATCAGCCGCGGTTATCTTCCCAACCCGGAGCGCTTCGAAGTCGCCGCCATCTGCGACATCGACGCCAGCCACCTCAACGCGGTCGGCGACCGGTTCGGCATCGAGCGGCGCGAGACCGACTATCTCGAAATCCTGGGCATGGACGATATCGACGTGATCGACGTCTGCACGCCGCCCGGCACCCACAAGGCCCTGATGCTTGCGGCGCTGAAAGCCGGCAAACACGTGATCTGCGAAAAGCCGCTGGTCGGCTCGCTTGCCGATATCGACGAGCTGCTCGATGCCGAATCGCGCTCCAGCGGCCATGTCATGCCGATCATGCAGTATCGCTACAATGACGGCGCCCAGAAGGCCAAGCATCTGATCACCACCGGCATTGCCGGCAAGCCCTATGTCGCGACATGCGAGGTTCACTGGCTGCGCGATGCGCATTATTACGAGCACGACTGGCGGCGGCACTGGAATGATGCGCTCGGCGGGGTGCTGATGAACCACGCGATCCACGCCAACGACCTGATGTTCTATTTGCTCGGTCCTGTGCGCTCGCTGTCCGCGCGCATCGCCACCCGCGTCAACCGCGGCATCGAGGTCGAGGATTGCGCCAGCGTGACCGTAGAACTGCATTGCGGCGCGCTCGCCACCACATCGGCAACGCTCGGCTCCGTCGAGCCGCTGAGCCGCATGCGGCTGTGCTTCGAGAACATGGTGATCGAGACCGATAGCCGACCCGACTTCACGGCCGAGGACGCGCCGTGGCGCTTTATCCCGGCGAATGACGAAATCGCGCGCCGGATCGACGAGGCCCTGGCCGAGTTCGCCCCGCCGCCCACCGGCTTTGCGGGCCAGATGCAGGGTTTCCATAACGCCATCTGCACCAAGACGCCGCTGCCGCTGACCCTTGCCGACGCGCGCCACAGCCTCGATTTCGCCACGGCGGCATACTGGTCGGCAAAGACCTACAGCCCCGTACCCCTGCCGGTGATGGCCGATCACGCATTTTACCACGGCTGGCAGAACGCGATCTGA
- a CDS encoding fructosamine kinase family protein produces the protein MNQIARHTARLLGVESVELTHFSSGDLSALMRAVTSTEQSYIVKTGPAPALEAAMLRLIAATGAPAPRVIAADDTLLIMEEVEGRSGFSGAEDDLARVLTALHQPVDRPYGFGADFSFGKVTIRNDETPSWVAFWRDNRLLNNLADLPSPLARRVESLAARLGDIIPDTPPAALLHGDLWSGNVMTSGGRVTALIDPACYYGDREVDLAMAALFGHLDDRFYERYGTLDPGFETRRAVYSLWPALVHFRLFGSGYRAMVEGFLTESGH, from the coding sequence ATGAACCAGATTGCACGCCACACCGCCCGTCTGCTCGGCGTCGAAAGCGTCGAACTCACCCATTTTTCAAGCGGCGACCTCTCCGCATTGATGCGCGCCGTGACAAGTACGGAACAGAGCTACATCGTGAAGACCGGCCCGGCGCCGGCGCTGGAAGCCGCGATGCTGCGGCTGATCGCGGCGACCGGCGCGCCCGCGCCCAGGGTGATTGCGGCCGACGATACATTGCTCATCATGGAGGAGGTCGAGGGCCGCAGCGGATTTTCGGGCGCGGAGGACGATCTGGCGCGCGTTCTGACCGCCCTGCACCAGCCGGTCGACAGACCCTACGGCTTCGGCGCGGACTTTTCTTTCGGCAAGGTTACCATCCGCAATGACGAGACCCCGTCCTGGGTCGCCTTCTGGCGCGACAACCGTCTGCTCAACAACCTCGCGGACCTGCCTTCCCCGCTCGCCCGGCGGGTCGAAAGCCTCGCCGCGCGGCTTGGCGATATCATTCCGGACACCCCGCCGGCGGCCCTGCTGCACGGCGATCTCTGGTCGGGCAATGTGATGACGTCGGGCGGTCGCGTGACCGCGCTGATCGATCCGGCCTGCTATTATGGCGACCGTGAGGTCGATCTGGCGATGGCCGCGCTTTTCGGCCATCTCGACGACCGATTCTACGAACGTTATGGCACGCTCGATCCCGGCTTCGAGACGCGGCGCGCTGTCTACAGTCTCTGGCCGGCGCTGGTGCATTTCCGGCTTTTCGGATCGGGCTACAGGGCGATGGTCGAAGGTTTTCTGACTGAGAGCGGGCATTGA
- a CDS encoding FAD-binding oxidoreductase: MAIEDVTTRLRNPEAAQTVIAILQQRFADKVQTGEAFRAQHAHTTTYLPAQLPDAVFFAESAEDVKAVVKACAAHKVPVIPFGTGSSLEGQVNAPEGGISIDFSRMNRVLAVNAEDLDCTVEPGITREELNAYLRDTGLFFPIDPGANASIGGMASTRASGTNAVRYGTMKDVVLAVTAVTADGEEITTASRARKSSAGYDLTRLFVGAEGTLGVITSVTLKLAGIPEKIAGGVSSFATLEDACNAVIMTIQMGIPVARIELLDALQVKACNAYSGLDFPETPLLLLEFHGSEQAVAMQSEQFAEIAAECGGSEFVWTANAEERNRLWKARHNAYWAGRALKPDYEGFSTDVCVPISRLADCVRETQADIAAEGILAPVVGHAGDGNFHLLVLFDKDKPGEIEKIEAFTVRLAERAIAMGGTSTGEHGVGQGKKRVVGKELGSAVAMMRAIKQALDPDNIFNPGKIF; this comes from the coding sequence ATGGCGATCGAGGACGTAACAACCCGGCTGAGAAATCCAGAGGCGGCGCAGACCGTCATCGCCATCCTGCAACAGCGCTTCGCCGACAAGGTGCAGACCGGCGAGGCCTTCCGCGCCCAGCATGCCCACACCACCACCTATCTGCCGGCGCAGCTTCCCGACGCCGTGTTCTTCGCTGAAAGCGCCGAGGATGTGAAGGCGGTGGTCAAGGCCTGCGCCGCCCACAAGGTGCCGGTGATACCCTTCGGCACGGGCTCCTCGCTGGAGGGGCAGGTGAACGCGCCCGAGGGCGGCATCTCGATCGATTTCTCGCGCATGAACCGCGTGCTTGCGGTGAATGCAGAGGATCTCGACTGCACGGTCGAGCCCGGCATCACCCGTGAGGAACTGAACGCATATCTGCGCGATACCGGCCTGTTTTTCCCGATTGATCCCGGCGCCAACGCCTCGATCGGCGGCATGGCCTCCACCCGCGCCTCCGGCACCAATGCCGTGCGCTACGGCACGATGAAGGACGTGGTCCTGGCGGTAACGGCGGTGACGGCGGATGGCGAGGAGATCACCACCGCCAGCCGCGCGCGCAAATCCTCGGCGGGCTACGACCTGACGCGGCTGTTCGTCGGCGCGGAGGGCACGCTCGGGGTGATCACGTCCGTAACGCTGAAGCTTGCCGGCATCCCGGAAAAGATCGCCGGCGGCGTGTCCTCCTTCGCCACGCTGGAGGATGCCTGCAATGCGGTGATCATGACCATCCAGATGGGCATTCCGGTCGCCCGCATCGAACTGCTCGATGCCCTGCAAGTGAAAGCCTGCAACGCCTATTCCGGCCTCGACTTTCCCGAAACGCCGCTGCTGCTGCTGGAATTCCACGGCAGCGAGCAGGCGGTGGCGATGCAGTCGGAGCAGTTCGCCGAGATCGCAGCGGAATGCGGCGGATCGGAGTTCGTGTGGACCGCCAATGCCGAGGAGCGCAATCGGCTCTGGAAAGCCCGCCACAATGCCTATTGGGCGGGCAGGGCGCTGAAGCCGGACTATGAGGGCTTTTCCACCGATGTCTGCGTCCCGATCTCGCGCCTTGCCGATTGCGTGCGCGAGACCCAGGCCGATATCGCAGCCGAGGGCATTCTGGCCCCGGTGGTCGGCCATGCCGGCGACGGCAATTTTCATCTCCTGGTGCTGTTCGACAAGGACAAGCCCGGTGAGATCGAGAAGATCGAGGCGTTCACCGTCCGCCTTGCCGAGCGCGCGATCGCCATGGGCGGCACCTCGACGGGCGAGCACGGCGTTGGTCAGGGCAAGAAACGCGTTGTCGGCAAGGAGCTCGGAAGCGCGGTCGCGATGATGCGGGCGATCAAGCAGGCGCTCGACCCGGACAACATCTTCAACCCGGGCAAAATATTCTGA